The following coding sequences lie in one Metallumcola ferriviriculae genomic window:
- a CDS encoding Flp family type IVb pilin: protein MSNLLKRLINEESGQGMVEYALIIALIAIVVMAALGPLGTTIKEKFEDVTSELS from the coding sequence GTGAGCAATTTACTTAAGCGTTTGATAAATGAGGAGTCCGGTCAGGGTATGGTGGAATATGCTTTGATAATTGCCTTAATTGCCATTGTTGTAATGGCTGCTTTAGGACCTTTGGGCACGACAATCAAAGAGAAGTTCGAAGACGTCACAAGTGAACTGTCATAG
- a CDS encoding A24 family peptidase, translating into MYQVLVTLLIVLTCTFWDIKEHRIPNKVTLPAIVFGIILNSYLNSWLGLRESIFGAALGIGPLLIPFIMGVIGGGDVKLLAAVGAINGVDFVIWAFLYSALAGGVMALSYSLIKGQLRVVISNITFTTTSYILGIKNGSGTKGLVFAPSGLYLPYAVAILVGTLATYALR; encoded by the coding sequence ATGTACCAAGTATTAGTTACTTTACTTATAGTATTAACATGTACTTTTTGGGACATAAAAGAACACCGCATCCCCAATAAAGTAACCTTACCAGCAATTGTTTTTGGAATTATTCTTAATTCATATTTAAACAGCTGGTTAGGATTAAGGGAAAGTATCTTTGGAGCGGCACTTGGAATAGGACCGCTGCTTATTCCCTTTATTATGGGTGTTATCGGCGGTGGCGATGTTAAACTCCTTGCAGCAGTTGGCGCTATCAATGGTGTGGATTTTGTTATTTGGGCATTTCTTTACAGCGCTTTAGCGGGAGGGGTGATGGCCTTGAGTTATTCCCTGATTAAAGGTCAGTTGAGGGTGGTTATAAGTAACATAACCTTTACTACTACTTCATATATTTTAGGAATTAAGAATGGGTCAGGGACAAAGGGTTTGGTTTTTGCACCATCAGGGCTTTATCTTCCTTATGCCGTGGCCATTCTAGTAGGTACGTTAGCTACATATGCTTTGAGGTGA